One segment of Anguilla anguilla isolate fAngAng1 chromosome 1, fAngAng1.pri, whole genome shotgun sequence DNA contains the following:
- the LOC118221597 gene encoding T-cell-specific guanine nucleotide triphosphate-binding protein 2-like isoform X2 → MVCTNDWPRDGLTMAEDYYSIDEDEDEDEVEQVRKALENQTLTLAVAKIQDYFEQLDRVELNIAITGESGSGKSTFVNAFLGLGDEDEGAAPTGVVETTMEPTVYPHPKYPQVKVWDLPGIGTPNFKVDEYLQKVEFQRYDFFIIIASERFKVSSLKLATEIQGMKKRFYFVRSKIDSDLDAEKRKKGFDKDKTLSLIRQDCIKGLQESGVPSPAVFLVSSFNLQLYDFPQLEETMERELPKHNDETIADRCIKSQLLTSSCKLS, encoded by the exons ATGGTGTGTACAAATGACTGGCCTCGAGATGGT TTGACTATGGCTGAGGATTACTACTCGattgatgaggatgaggatgaggatgaggtgGAGCAGGTCAGGAAGGCACTGGAAAACCAGACCTTGACTTTAGCGGTGGCTAAGATCCAGGACTACTTTGAGCAGCTTGACCGTGTGGAATTAAATATTGCCATCACGGGAGAGTCCGGCTCTGGCAAGTCCACCTTTGTCAATGCATTCCTGGGCCTGGGGGATGAAGACGAGGGGGCAGCTCCAACCGGTGTGGTTGAGACGACCATGGAGCCAACTGTGTACCCCCACCCTAAATATCCCCAAGTCAAAGTGTGGGACCTTCCTGGGATCGGGACACCCAACTTCAAAGTAGACGAGTACCTTCAAAAAGTAGAATTCCAGCGATATGATTTCTTCATCATCATTGCCTCAGAACGATTCAAAGTCAGCAGCTTGAAGCTGGCCACTGAGATTCAGGGCATGAAGAAGAGGTTCTACTTTGTTCGCTCAAAGATCGACAGTGACCTAGATGCAGAGAAAAGGAAGAAGGGCTTTGACAAGGACAAAACACTCAGTTTGATTCGGCAAGACTGCATCAAAG GCCTCCAGGAAAGCGGGGTGCCATCTCCCGCAGTCTTCCTCGTCTCCAGCTTCAACCTGCAGCTCTACGACTTCCCGCAGCTGGAGGAGACgatggagagagagctgccCAAGCACAACGATGAGACCATTGCAGACAGATGTATCAAGAGTCAACTTCTGACCAGTTCATGT aaattaagcTAA
- the LOC118221340 gene encoding interferon-inducible GTPase 5-like, which translates to MEEEYCVIEEDEVREIREALENETLTSAVAKIQDYFEQLDRVELNIAITGESGSGKSTFVNAFRGLGDEEEGSAKTGVTETTMEPTVYPHPKYPQVKVWDLPGIGTPNFKADEYLQKVQFQRYDFFIIIASERFKVSNVQLATEIQRTKKKFYFVRSKIDNCINAEKRKKGFDKDKTLSLIRQDCITGLQESGVESPTVFLISSFDLQLYDFPQLEETMERELPKHKQRVLLLSLPNITLDINQRKKEALQANIWKMALLSGAVATVPIPGLSVAVDVSILVKELTSYYQAFGLDDESLQNLSEKTNVPLEELKAVLKSPLNKEISADVVIKLLTKCAGAGLMLLEYWVSTIPVFGSMAAGGISYATTHSMLTSCLNELADDAHNVLMRALQTEV; encoded by the exons ATGGAAGAGGAGTATTGCGTAATAGAAGAGGATGAGGTGAGGGAGATCAGGGAGGCACTGGAAAATGAGACCTTGACTTCAGCGGTGGCTAAGATCCAGGACTATTTTGAGCAGCTTGACCGTGTGGAACTAAATATTGCCATCACGGGAGAGTCCGGGTCTGGCAAGTCCACCTTCGTCAATGCATTCCGAGGCCTGGGGGACGAAGAGGAGGGCTCAGCTAAAACTGGCGTGACTGAGACCACCATGGAGCCAACTGTGTACCCCCACCCTAAATATCCCCAAGTCAAAGTGTGGGACCTTCCTGGGATCGGGACACCCAACTTCAAAGCAGACGAGTACCTTCAAAAAGTACAATTCCAGCGTTATGATTTCTTCATCATCATTGCCTCAGAACGATTCAAAGTCAGCAATGTGCAGCTGGCCACTGAGATACAGCGTACAAAGAAGAAGTTCTACTTTGTTCGTTCAAAGATCGACAACTGCATAAatgcagagaaaagaaagaagggcTTTGACAAGGACAAAACACTCAGTTTAATTCGGCAAGACTGCATTACAG gCCTCCAGGAAAGCGGGGTAGAATCCCCCACAGTCTTCCTCATCTCCAGCTTCGATCTACAGCTCTACGACTTCCCGCAACTGGAGGAGACgatggagagagagctgccCAAGCACAAGCAGCGTGTGCTCCTACTGTCCCTGCCCAACATCACCCTGGACATCAACCAGAGGAAGAAGGAGGCCTTGCAGGCCAACATATGGAAGATGGCCCTGCTATCTGGCGCCGTAGCAACTGTGCCCATCCCAGGTCTGTCCGTGGCGGTGGATGTGAGCATCCTGGTCAAAGAGCTCACCAGTTATTACCAGGCTTTTGGCCTGGATGATGAATCCCTGCAGAATCTCTCTGAGAAAACAAATGTGCcactggaggagctgaaggcgGTCCTCAAATCCCCCCTCAACAAGGAGATATCCGCCGACGTGGTCATAAAATTGCTGACCAAATGTGCTGGGGCAGGGCTGATGCTGCTGGAGTACTGGGTCAGCACAATCCCGGTGTTCGGCTCCATGGCAGCCGGGGGGATCTCGTACGCCACCACTCACAGCATGCTGACGTCCTGCTTGAATGAGCTGGCGGACGACGCACACAACGTCCTGATGAGAGCTTTGCAGACAGAAGTATGA
- the LOC118221597 gene encoding T-cell-specific guanine nucleotide triphosphate-binding protein 2-like isoform X3 — MAEDYYSIDEDEDEDEVEQVRKALENQTLTLAVAKIQDYFEQLDRVELNIAITGESGSGKSTFVNAFLGLGDEDEGAAPTGVVETTMEPTVYPHPKYPQVKVWDLPGIGTPNFKVDEYLQKVEFQRYDFFIIIASERFKVSSLKLATEIQGMKKRFYFVRSKIDSDLDAEKRKKGFDKDKTLSLIRQDCIKGLQESGVPSPAVFLVSSFNLQLYDFPQLEETMERELPKHNDETIADRCIKSQLLTSSCDFMENYF, encoded by the exons ATGGCTGAGGATTACTACTCGattgatgaggatgaggatgaggatgaggtgGAGCAGGTCAGGAAGGCACTGGAAAACCAGACCTTGACTTTAGCGGTGGCTAAGATCCAGGACTACTTTGAGCAGCTTGACCGTGTGGAATTAAATATTGCCATCACGGGAGAGTCCGGCTCTGGCAAGTCCACCTTTGTCAATGCATTCCTGGGCCTGGGGGATGAAGACGAGGGGGCAGCTCCAACCGGTGTGGTTGAGACGACCATGGAGCCAACTGTGTACCCCCACCCTAAATATCCCCAAGTCAAAGTGTGGGACCTTCCTGGGATCGGGACACCCAACTTCAAAGTAGACGAGTACCTTCAAAAAGTAGAATTCCAGCGATATGATTTCTTCATCATCATTGCCTCAGAACGATTCAAAGTCAGCAGCTTGAAGCTGGCCACTGAGATTCAGGGCATGAAGAAGAGGTTCTACTTTGTTCGCTCAAAGATCGACAGTGACCTAGATGCAGAGAAAAGGAAGAAGGGCTTTGACAAGGACAAAACACTCAGTTTGATTCGGCAAGACTGCATCAAAG GCCTCCAGGAAAGCGGGGTGCCATCTCCCGCAGTCTTCCTCGTCTCCAGCTTCAACCTGCAGCTCTACGACTTCCCGCAGCTGGAGGAGACgatggagagagagctgccCAAGCACAACGATGAGACCATTGCAGACAGATGTATCAAGAGTCAACTTCTGACCAGTTCATGTGACTTTATGGAAAATTACTTCTGA
- the LOC118221232 gene encoding interferon-inducible GTPase 5-like — translation MEEGYCVIEEDEVKEIREALENETLTSAVAKIQDYCEQLDGVELNIAITGESGSGKSTFVNAFRGLGDEEESSAKTGVTETTMEPNVYPHPKYPQVKVWDLPGIGTPNFKADEYLQKVEFQRYDFFIIIASERFKVSNVQLATEIQRTKKKFYFVRSKIDNSIDAERRKKGFDKDKTLNLIRQDCITGLQESGVESPTVFLMSSFDLQLYDFPQLEETMERELPKHKRRVLLLSLPNIILDINKRKKEALQANIWKMALLSASIAAVPIPGLSVAVDVSILVTELTSYCQAFGLDDESLQNLSEKTNVPLEELKAVLKSPLHKEISADVVIKLLTKFAGAGLMLLEYWVSTIPIFGSMAAGGISYATTHSMLTACLNELADDAHNVLMRALQTEV, via the exons ATGGAAGAGGGGTATTGTGTAATTGAAGAGGATGAGGTGAAGGAGATCAGGGAGGCACTGGAAAATGAGACCTTGACTTCAGCGGTGGCTAAGATCCAGGACTACTGTGAGCAGCTTGATGGTGTGGAACTAAATATTGCCATCACGGGAGAGTCCGGGTCTGGCAAGTCAACCTTCGTGAATGCATTCCGGGGCCTGGGGGACGAAGAGGAGAGCTCAGCTAAAACTGGCGTGACTGAGACCACCATGGAGCCAAATGTGTACCCCCACCCTAAATATCCCCAAGTCAAAGTGTGGGACCTTCCTGGGATCGGGACACCCAACTTCAAAGCAGACGAGTACCTTCAAAAAGTAGAATTCCAGCGTTATGATTTCTTCATCATCATTGCCTCAGAACGATTCAAAGTTAGCAACGTGCAGCTGGCCACTGAGATCCAGCGTACAAAGAAGAAATTCTACTTTGTTCGCTCAAAGATCGACAACAGCATAGAtgcagagagaagaaagaagggCTTTGACAAGGACAAAACACTCAATTTAATTAGGCAAGACTGCATTACAG gCCTCCAGGAAAGCGGGGTAGAATCCCCCACAGTCTTCCTCATGTCCAGCTTCGATCTGCAGCTCTATGACTTCCCGCAGCTGGAGGAGACgatggagagagagctgccCAAGCACAAGCGGCGTGTGCTCCTGCTGTCACTGCCCAACATCATCCTGGACATCAACAAGAGGAAGAAGGAGGCCCTGCAGGCCAACATATGGAAGATGGCCCTGCTGTCGGCTAGCATAGCAGCTGTGCCCATCCCAGGTCTGTCCGTGGCGGTGGATGTGAGCATCCTGGTCACGGAGCTCACCAGTTATTGCCAGGCTTTTGGCCTGGATGATGAATCCCTGCAGAATCTctctgaaaaaacaaatgtgccactggaggagctgaaggcgGTCCTCAAATCCCCCCTCCACAAGGAGATATCGGCCGACGTGGTCATCAAATTGCTGACCAAATTTGCTGGGGCAGGGCTGATGCTGCTGGAGTACTGGGTCAGCACAATCCCGATCTTTGGCTCCATGGCAGCCGGGGGGATCTCGTACGCCACCACTCACAGCATGCTGACGGCCTGCTTGAATGAGCTGGCAGACGACGCACACAACGTCCTGATGAGAGCTTTGCAGACAGAAGTATGA
- the LOC118221449 gene encoding interferon-inducible GTPase 5-like yields the protein MEEGYYIIDEDEVREIREALENETLTSAVAKIQEYCEQLDRVELNIAITGESGSGKSTFVNAFRGLGDEDEGAAPTSVVETTMEPTVYPHPKYPQVKVWDLPGIGTPNFKADEYLQKVEFQRYDFFIIIASERFKVSNVQLATEIQGMKKKFYFVRSKIDRDLDSEKRKKGFDQNKTLCLIRQNCIKGLQECGVESPTVFLISSFDLQLYEFPKLEETVERELPKHKRRVLLLSLPNITLDINKRKKEALQANIWKMALLSGAIAAVPIPGLSVAVDVSILVTEITSYYKAFGLDDESLQNLSEKTNVPLEELMAVLKSPLNKEISADVVIKLLTKFAGAGLMLLEFWVSAIPVFGSMAAAGISYATTHSMLTSCLNELADDAHNVLMRALQTEV from the exons ATGGAAGAGGGGTATTACATAATTGATGAGGATGAGGTGAGGGAGATCAGGGAGGCACTGGAAAATGAAACCTTGACTTCAGCGGTGGCTAAGATCCAGGAATACTGTGAGCAGCTTGACCGTGTGGAACTAAATATTGCCATCACGGGAGAGTCCGGCTCTGGCAAGTCCACCTTTGTCAATGCATTCCGGGGCCTGGGGGATGAAGACGAGGGGGCGGCTCCAACCAGTGTGGTTGAGACGACCATGGAGCCAACTGTGTACCCCCACCCTAAATATCCCCAAGTCAAAGTGTGGGACCTTCCCGGGATTGGGACACCCAACTTCAAAGCAGACGAGTACCTTCAAAAAGTAGAATTCCAGCGTTATGATTTCTTCATCATCATTGCCTCAGAACGATTCAAAGTCAGCAACGTGCAGCTGGCCACTGAGATTCAGGGCATGAAGAAGAAATTCTACTTTGTTCGCTCAAAGATCGACAGAGACCTAGAttcagagaaaaggaaaaagggatTTGACCAGAACAAAACACTCTGTTTAATTCGGCAAAACTGCATCAAAG GCCTCCAGGAATGCGGGGTGGAATCCCCCACAGTCTTCCTCATCTCCAGCTTCGATCTACAGCTCTATGAATTTCCAAAGCTGGAGGAGACAGTGGAGAGAGAGCTGCCCAAGCACAAGCGGCGTGTGCTCCTGCTGTCACTGCCCAACATCACCCTAGACATCAACAAGAGAAAGAAGGAGGCCTTGCAGGCCAACATATGGAAGATGGCCCTGCTGTCGGGTGCCATAGCAGCTGTGCCCATCCCAGGTCTGTCCGTGGCGGTGGATGTGAGCATCCTGGTCACGGAGATCACCAGTTATTACAAGGCTTTTGGCCTGGATGATGAATCCCTGCAGAATCTCTCTGAGAAAACGAATGTGCCCCTGGAGGAGCTGATGGCGGTCCTCAAATCCCCCCTCAACAAGGAGATATCCGCCGACGTGGTCATCAAGTTGCTGACCAAATTTGCTGGGGCAGGGCTGATGCTGCTGGAGTTCTGGGTCAGCGCAATCCCGGTGTTCGGCTCCATGGCAGCCGCGGGGATCTCGTACGCCACCACTCACAGCATGCTGACGTCCTGCTTGAATGAGCTGGCAGACGACGCACACAACGTCCTGATGAGAGCTTTGCAGACAGAAGTGTGA
- the LOC118221597 gene encoding T-cell-specific guanine nucleotide triphosphate-binding protein 2-like isoform X1 has translation MVCTNDWPRDGLTMAEDYYSIDEDEDEDEVEQVRKALENQTLTLAVAKIQDYFEQLDRVELNIAITGESGSGKSTFVNAFLGLGDEDEGAAPTGVVETTMEPTVYPHPKYPQVKVWDLPGIGTPNFKVDEYLQKVEFQRYDFFIIIASERFKVSSLKLATEIQGMKKRFYFVRSKIDSDLDAEKRKKGFDKDKTLSLIRQDCIKGLQESGVPSPAVFLVSSFNLQLYDFPQLEETMERELPKHNDETIADRCIKSQLLTSSCDFMENYF, from the exons ATGGTGTGTACAAATGACTGGCCTCGAGATGGT TTGACTATGGCTGAGGATTACTACTCGattgatgaggatgaggatgaggatgaggtgGAGCAGGTCAGGAAGGCACTGGAAAACCAGACCTTGACTTTAGCGGTGGCTAAGATCCAGGACTACTTTGAGCAGCTTGACCGTGTGGAATTAAATATTGCCATCACGGGAGAGTCCGGCTCTGGCAAGTCCACCTTTGTCAATGCATTCCTGGGCCTGGGGGATGAAGACGAGGGGGCAGCTCCAACCGGTGTGGTTGAGACGACCATGGAGCCAACTGTGTACCCCCACCCTAAATATCCCCAAGTCAAAGTGTGGGACCTTCCTGGGATCGGGACACCCAACTTCAAAGTAGACGAGTACCTTCAAAAAGTAGAATTCCAGCGATATGATTTCTTCATCATCATTGCCTCAGAACGATTCAAAGTCAGCAGCTTGAAGCTGGCCACTGAGATTCAGGGCATGAAGAAGAGGTTCTACTTTGTTCGCTCAAAGATCGACAGTGACCTAGATGCAGAGAAAAGGAAGAAGGGCTTTGACAAGGACAAAACACTCAGTTTGATTCGGCAAGACTGCATCAAAG GCCTCCAGGAAAGCGGGGTGCCATCTCCCGCAGTCTTCCTCGTCTCCAGCTTCAACCTGCAGCTCTACGACTTCCCGCAGCTGGAGGAGACgatggagagagagctgccCAAGCACAACGATGAGACCATTGCAGACAGATGTATCAAGAGTCAACTTCTGACCAGTTCATGTGACTTTATGGAAAATTACTTCTGA